In Gadus chalcogrammus isolate NIFS_2021 chromosome 1, NIFS_Gcha_1.0, whole genome shotgun sequence, one DNA window encodes the following:
- the LOC130373748 gene encoding actin-related protein 2/3 complex subunit 4-like — protein MFILLSNCRRKRSPRRGRIISAFYSTEMTATLRPYLNAVRATLQAALCLENFSSQVVERHNKPEVEVRSSKELLLQPVMISRNEKEKVLIEGSINSVRVSIAVKQADEIEKILCHKFMRFMMMRAENFFILRRKSVEGYDISFLITNFHTEQMYKHKLVDFVINFMEEIDKEISEMKLSVNARARVVAEEFLRNF, from the exons ATGTTTATACTGTTGTCAAACTGTAGGAGGAAGCGCAGTCCCAGGCGTGGCAGAATCATTTCCGCCTTCTACAGCACAGAAATG ACAGCCACCTTGCGGCCCTACCTGAACGCCGTGAGGGCCACCCTGCAGGCGGCCCTCTGCCTGGAGAACTTCTCCTCCCAGGTGGTGGAGCGGCACAACAAGCCCGAGGTGGAGGTTAG aAGTAGCAAGGAGCTTCTGCTCCAGCCGGTGATGATCAGTCGCAACGAAAAGGAGAAGGTCCTCATTGAGGGCTCCATCAACTCCGTGAGAGTCAGCATCGCGGTCAAGCAG GCGGATGAGATCGAGAAGATCCTCTGCCACAAGTTCATGCGCTTCATGATGATGAGAGCGGAGAACTTCTTCATCCTGAGAAGGAAGTCAGTGGAG GGATATGACATCAGCTTCCTCATCACCAACTTCCACACGGAGCAGATGTACAAGCACAAGCTGGTGGACTTTGTCATCAACTTCATGGAGGAGATCGACAAGGAGATCAGCGAGATGAAGCTGTCCGTTAACGCCAGGGCCAGAGTCGTCGCAGAGGAGTTCCTCAGAAAC TTCTGA